From a region of the Halomonas sp. HL-93 genome:
- a CDS encoding invasion associated locus B family protein, with protein MMGLLSILMLSPNAFSQQEPGTASDDDVTTESFQDWEVRCQRNGEGPSPCAMAQLITQPDSDQPLMQVILDYPPEADDPVMSFFVPLGVRLAPGMQMSVDDGEPIQFPYQVCQEQGCRADAPIESSMLQELRSGTTATLSMIGPQGDRMDLDISLAGFTDASNRIAP; from the coding sequence ATGATGGGACTATTATCGATCTTGATGTTGTCTCCCAACGCCTTCAGCCAACAAGAACCTGGGACGGCTTCCGATGATGATGTCACCACCGAGTCATTCCAGGACTGGGAGGTCCGTTGCCAGCGTAATGGCGAAGGCCCAAGCCCTTGTGCGATGGCGCAATTGATCACTCAACCTGACAGCGACCAGCCCTTGATGCAAGTAATTCTCGACTACCCACCCGAGGCCGATGACCCTGTGATGAGCTTCTTCGTGCCGCTAGGGGTACGTCTAGCCCCGGGCATGCAAATGAGCGTGGATGACGGTGAGCCGATCCAGTTCCCCTATCAGGTCTGCCAGGAGCAAGGGTGCCGTGCCGACGCCCCCATTGAGTCGTCGATGTTGCAGGAACTCCGCAGTGGCACTACGGCAACCCTCAGCATGATTGGTCCACAGGGTGACCGCATGGACCTGGATATTTCGCTGGCCGGCTTTACCGACGCCAGTAATCGCATCGCTCCCTGA
- a CDS encoding Crp/Fnr family transcriptional regulator encodes MALLDTVVMRGLSRQGALSPEDKALLLGLELSPRRMSASEVLWLENGDADLFCVVKDGWAYSYRNLKNGSKQILKFYLPGDIIGIRDFGFTRRLASASMINEGVIYPFSYQQLFELFGRSNLAVGIMATAMRQQALLSERLIYLGKYTAHEQLAHFLYEIYLRLKRIGAVEDNGFLMPLTQELIGDALGMSPVHVSRTFSMLREEGLVIRDRHQVTLPDPEALARLVEFNDSYIDELLPATFSELLSATP; translated from the coding sequence GTGGCTCTCCTCGATACCGTCGTCATGCGGGGCCTTAGTCGCCAAGGTGCCTTGTCTCCTGAAGACAAGGCGTTGTTGCTGGGACTTGAGCTTAGCCCTCGGCGCATGTCAGCCAGCGAGGTACTATGGCTGGAAAATGGGGATGCTGATCTGTTCTGTGTGGTCAAGGATGGCTGGGCATACTCCTATCGCAACTTGAAAAATGGTTCGAAGCAGATCCTCAAGTTCTACCTCCCCGGGGATATCATCGGTATTCGCGATTTTGGCTTCACCCGCCGCTTGGCAAGTGCGTCGATGATTAATGAAGGTGTGATCTACCCGTTTTCCTATCAGCAGCTTTTTGAACTCTTTGGGCGTTCAAACCTGGCTGTTGGCATCATGGCCACCGCGATGCGTCAGCAGGCGCTGCTTTCAGAGCGCCTGATCTACCTCGGCAAGTATACCGCCCACGAGCAGCTGGCTCACTTTCTCTACGAAATCTATCTGCGACTCAAGCGGATTGGGGCCGTGGAGGACAATGGCTTTCTCATGCCGCTCACTCAGGAGTTGATCGGCGACGCGCTGGGGATGAGCCCGGTACACGTGAGTCGGACCTTCTCGATGCTGCGCGAAGAGGGGCTCGTGATCCGCGACCGCCACCAAGTAACGTTGCCAGACCCCGAAGCGTTGGCGCGGCTAGTCGAGTTCAACGACAGCTATATCGATGAATTACTACCTGCCACTTTTTCTGAACTGCTAAGCGCTACCCCATAA
- a CDS encoding 2OG-Fe dioxygenase family protein, whose amino-acid sequence MKLDTLKHGFDLTSMLADSLADYWHPGVTEALRHQDWAKTDIRDRIDLTAWQGFTADLPRDPYVNQRWKRMSWLALNDQGDVEDMGQCPMAQGGAFNDAESMADRLRYYDPLTREFMARPDVKAFVRAWARLWSIGAHEPILMQITGVRGEGNIDPLQGQGIHADGCKALSILVINRENVAGGENHLFADKAGTQPLVDITLDPGDILHLRDDRLFHSVDGIEQLDSEVPFERFIIIINSRFVDDFQNRMLRRHFPEAVLNESF is encoded by the coding sequence ATGAAACTCGATACTCTCAAGCACGGTTTCGACCTCACCTCCATGCTTGCCGATTCACTCGCCGATTATTGGCATCCGGGAGTGACCGAGGCGCTGAGGCATCAGGATTGGGCGAAAACCGATATTCGGGATCGAATCGATCTGACCGCCTGGCAGGGGTTTACCGCTGACCTGCCGCGCGATCCCTACGTTAACCAGCGATGGAAGCGGATGTCATGGCTCGCCCTGAATGATCAGGGAGATGTCGAGGATATGGGCCAATGCCCCATGGCCCAGGGAGGGGCCTTCAACGACGCGGAAAGCATGGCGGATCGCCTGCGGTACTATGATCCGCTGACTCGGGAATTCATGGCACGCCCCGATGTGAAGGCCTTCGTTCGCGCCTGGGCAAGGCTGTGGAGTATCGGTGCGCACGAACCCATCCTGATGCAGATCACCGGGGTCCGTGGAGAAGGCAACATCGATCCCCTTCAGGGCCAGGGAATTCATGCCGATGGCTGCAAGGCCCTGAGTATTCTGGTCATCAATCGGGAAAACGTGGCGGGGGGTGAAAACCACCTCTTCGCAGACAAGGCCGGCACGCAACCCTTGGTCGATATCACCCTGGATCCGGGTGATATCCTTCATCTGCGCGATGACCGGCTATTCCACAGTGTCGATGGGATCGAACAGCTCGACAGCGAGGTTCCCTTCGAGCGGTTCATCATCATCATCAACAGCCGCTTCGTGGACGACTTCCAGAACCGGATGTTGCGTCGCCACTTCCCGGAAGCGGTCCTCAATGAGAGCTTCTAA
- a CDS encoding putative bifunctional diguanylate cyclase/phosphodiesterase, protein MTASDSRHHRDSERLKKNRRKFSAALALEVSKTPPTDGIDSHDASREEVALVRRQYLESEQRFRALLESLPKVAVQGYDRDRRVIYWNEGSTRLYGYTAEEAQGQLLEDLIIPAFMRDEMIQAHRAWINEGIDIPADELELKHKTGELVSVFSQHLMLNEHTDAPLMFCVDVDLSDQKRAHRDLEFATRFDRLTHLPNRQTFEVDLDSLLDSCRRQGNGLATIYLDLDHFVEINDALGYDQGDRLLIELTRRLRECQRITDLVSRVSSDEFVLAFPGVHLAPDVRRVVRHVQNVFREPFVLDGRERHVTASLGVALFPENGESSRELIRNADVAKNRAKLEGRGAVRFFEQKLHDELVRQHYLSARLEEALDNGEFSLHYQPQVSAASGRIENLEALLRWQPAEGPPISPGEFIPLAERSGVIHRLGDWVIEEACRQQVEWRAKGFHEHRIDINVSGRQLVRPDALKSFEDTLQRHGLGPRDIGIELTENVLIEADEPLLEDLRRLYHRGIRIAIDDFGTGYSSLSYLKHFPVTALKIDRSFIHDAPTQPKDRAIMEGAIFIGHRLGLEVVAEGVENAEQLSLLREMHCDLIQGFFFYRPMPAKEIDRLLGGFVPGHEGLSS, encoded by the coding sequence ATGACTGCCAGCGATTCCCGACATCACAGAGATTCGGAACGCCTGAAGAAGAACCGCAGGAAGTTTTCCGCTGCGCTCGCGTTGGAGGTGTCAAAGACACCTCCAACTGATGGCATCGATTCGCATGATGCCAGCAGGGAAGAAGTCGCGTTAGTACGCCGCCAGTATCTGGAGAGTGAACAGCGATTCCGCGCCCTGCTGGAGAGTCTGCCAAAGGTGGCGGTTCAGGGGTATGATCGCGATCGGCGAGTGATTTACTGGAATGAGGGTAGCACTCGTCTCTATGGCTATACCGCTGAGGAAGCCCAGGGACAGTTACTGGAAGATCTGATCATTCCTGCCTTCATGCGTGACGAGATGATCCAGGCGCATAGAGCCTGGATCAATGAAGGCATCGATATACCCGCCGATGAACTCGAGCTCAAGCATAAAACGGGTGAACTGGTATCGGTCTTTTCGCAGCATCTGATGCTCAATGAGCATACCGACGCACCCTTGATGTTCTGCGTGGATGTCGATCTTTCCGACCAAAAGCGCGCCCACCGTGACCTGGAATTCGCCACCCGTTTCGACAGGCTCACCCATCTCCCTAACCGCCAGACCTTCGAGGTCGACCTGGACAGTCTGTTGGATTCCTGTCGGCGCCAGGGCAATGGCCTGGCAACCATCTACCTGGACCTCGATCACTTCGTCGAGATCAATGATGCCCTTGGCTATGATCAGGGCGATCGCCTGCTCATTGAGCTGACGCGGCGGCTGAGAGAGTGCCAGCGAATCACTGACCTGGTGTCCCGTGTTTCTAGCGATGAATTCGTACTGGCCTTTCCCGGCGTCCACTTGGCCCCCGATGTCAGACGGGTCGTTCGTCATGTCCAGAATGTCTTCCGGGAACCTTTCGTCCTGGATGGCCGGGAGCGTCACGTCACGGCCAGCCTGGGGGTGGCGCTCTTTCCCGAGAATGGTGAATCGTCACGCGAATTGATCCGTAATGCCGATGTTGCCAAGAATCGTGCCAAGCTGGAGGGCCGGGGTGCTGTACGTTTCTTCGAACAGAAGCTCCATGATGAGCTGGTTCGCCAGCACTATCTCTCGGCGCGACTCGAGGAAGCCCTGGATAACGGTGAATTCTCCCTCCACTACCAGCCCCAGGTCTCGGCGGCCAGTGGGCGAATAGAGAATCTCGAGGCCTTGCTACGCTGGCAGCCTGCCGAGGGCCCGCCGATCTCGCCTGGCGAGTTTATCCCGCTGGCCGAGCGCTCCGGTGTGATCCATCGGCTGGGCGACTGGGTCATCGAAGAGGCTTGCCGCCAGCAGGTGGAATGGCGCGCCAAGGGATTTCATGAGCACCGCATCGACATCAATGTCTCGGGTCGTCAACTGGTGCGCCCCGATGCCCTGAAGAGCTTCGAGGACACGCTGCAGCGTCACGGCTTAGGCCCGCGGGATATCGGCATCGAATTGACCGAGAATGTCCTGATCGAAGCCGACGAGCCCCTCCTCGAGGACCTGCGGCGCCTCTATCATCGCGGTATTCGCATTGCGATCGACGACTTCGGGACCGGTTATTCTTCCCTGAGCTATCTCAAGCACTTTCCAGTCACCGCTCTGAAGATCGATCGCTCCTTCATCCATGACGCTCCCACCCAGCCCAAGGATAGGGCCATCATGGAGGGAGCCATCTTCATCGGTCATCGGTTGGGGTTGGAGGTAGTGGCCGAGGGCGTCGAGAACGCCGAACAGTTGTCATTGCTTCGCGAAATGCATTGCGACCTCATCCAGGGGTTCTTCTTCTACCGTCCGATGCCTGCCAAGGAAATCGACCGCCTGCTGGGCGGTTTCGTGCCTGGTCACGAGGGGCTGTCGAGCTGA
- a CDS encoding type II toxin-antitoxin system RelE/ParE family toxin, with protein MKLVYTDDAIEDLKRLREFIAVYNPSAAARIAAELVGEIELLPDFPKMGIPVEIAPLPDSIRDMVFGKHVVRYSVHVSAIIILRVWHELKGER; from the coding sequence GTGAAACTGGTTTACACGGATGACGCCATTGAAGATTTGAAGCGCCTCAGGGAGTTCATCGCAGTCTATAATCCCTCAGCGGCAGCCAGGATAGCCGCAGAGCTGGTAGGCGAAATCGAATTGTTACCAGACTTCCCCAAAATGGGGATACCGGTTGAAATTGCACCGCTACCTGATTCGATCCGCGACATGGTTTTTGGGAAGCACGTTGTCCGTTATTCAGTACATGTCAGTGCCATCATCATTCTTCGGGTATGGCACGAGCTGAAGGGTGAGCGGTAA
- a CDS encoding CopG family ribbon-helix-helix protein produces the protein MSVTTVRLQAEVEQHLEAIASRLHRSKGWVINQALSEYIEKQQLEQERWKQTLEAMESAAQGKVVDASEVHRWLNSWGTENEQDAPRSGK, from the coding sequence TACAGTTCGCCTTCAGGCAGAAGTTGAACAGCACCTGGAGGCAATCGCCAGCAGGCTCCACCGGAGCAAAGGCTGGGTGATTAACCAAGCGCTTTCGGAATACATCGAAAAACAACAGCTTGAGCAAGAGCGTTGGAAGCAAACGCTAGAGGCAATGGAGTCAGCCGCCCAAGGGAAAGTAGTTGATGCCAGCGAGGTACATCGTTGGCTCAATAGCTGGGGAACCGAAAACGAGCAGGATGCACCGAGGTCAGGTAAGTGA